Part of the Deinococcus humi genome, CATTGATTCTGGTAAGTGATTTTCTGCTGGCTGGCGAGGAGTGACCGACCGCAACCCCTGTCGAGACGGCATACCACGTCTGCAACGCTTGCTTCTTATTTCTTCAGGCCGAGGCGGCAACACTTGCTCGCGAATGAGGGTGAAGGTTCGTGATGCGGGTGTGTAAACTCAGGCATCTTAAGTCGTTTCTGCCGCCTGATCCAAGCTGCTGTCGCTCCTGACGTCGGTTGGGACGCTGCGACTGTTCAGCCAGGTTGTTATACCGGGCCGTGGAAATCACCGGCTGGTGATCGACGTCTCTCAAGCCCGGGGGTTCCCGGATGGGAGCCCCAGGCTGCGCAGCCCATCAGTGTGAATGACCTCTGGAACGTCATATTCACCTCGTAGTCTGGTCTGGAAGGTCTTCGCCACGTCCGTATTGCAGCGCCATTGAAGAGTATCGAGCACGAACCATTCTCGTCCACTGCGCGTCACAACCCATGCCGGACACCATCGGCCATCGTACAGACCTCGTCCAGGGATTACTGGAAACCCCGGTGTCCCCTCCCAGTCACACCATTCACGCTCGCGCAGTCCGGCAGGCCGTCAGTGGTCAGGGCCTCAGCGCCCACCCCAATCACCAGGGCGTCGAGCGCAGCCACCGGATAGAGCTGGGCCTGACGCCGGCTGGGGTCCCTGTGGTCCCATCGGCCCAGCCGGAAAGGACGCTCGACTCAGCGGTACAGCGCCGACGCCGTGATGCCCAGCAGCAGCTGTTCGGTAAGAGATCAACCTTGCAAAATTTTAGCCCCTTACCGAAGCGGTTGATGTCGTTCGGTGGGCTCGCTGTGGTTGGAGGACATGGCAGGGCCCTGAGCTGCTGAGGTAACCATAGGATGTGAACCGTCGCTTTGAGAGGGACACTTAAAGTCAGGTTTAGTGCATCCTGTCCTGCACCTGTCTTGACAACGCTGCGTCCCGGATGTTCCGAATACTCTGTGCGAAAAGGGCCGGGTCATCCAGAATGCGTGACACGGTGTACGCACCCTGGACCGCTAGAAAGACGTCGCTCGTGACGCCTGCGGCTTCCGCCTGCCTGATCACTGCCTTCCGGTAGTGACCCACGATCTGCGCCCCACGGTCCGCCGCTGGGTGACCCAGGGCGCGTAATTCGCCGGCCAGGGTCCCGAACGGGCACCCCAGCGCGGTGGCCTGCTCCGGATCGCTCAGCACCCAGTCGAAGTAGGCCTGCAACCAGCTCAGGGGTGCCAATGGTGCCAGGCGGTTCAACAGCGCCTGCAGTTCCTGTTCACATTCCTCCAGCACCGCAAGCACCAGGTCGTCCCGGGTCTTGAAGTAGTAATACAGGTTGCCCAGCGGAATCCCAGCCGCCTGCGCCACGTCTCTGAGCGTCGTCCCGGACACCGTGTGGGTGCGGTACCGCTGCAAGGCGGCGCGGATTATCTGCGTCCGTCGGCTGGGGGTGTGCTCGTCCACAGGTCAAGATGCCATGAAGTGCCGTTCAGTTTCTGGGGCT contains:
- a CDS encoding TetR/AcrR family transcriptional regulator, whose translation is MDEHTPSRRTQIIRAALQRYRTHTVSGTTLRDVAQAAGIPLGNLYYYFKTRDDLVLAVLEECEQELQALLNRLAPLAPLSWLQAYFDWVLSDPEQATALGCPFGTLAGELRALGHPAADRGAQIVGHYRKAVIRQAEAAGVTSDVFLAVQGAYTVSRILDDPALFAQSIRNIRDAALSRQVQDRMH